Proteins encoded by one window of Juglans regia cultivar Chandler chromosome 15, Walnut 2.0, whole genome shotgun sequence:
- the LOC109000391 gene encoding cleavage stimulation factor subunit 77 isoform X5, producing the protein MSSTVDKTMGDSKAMDDKYNVEAAEVLANEAQHLPITEAAPIYEQLLTLFPTAAKYWKQYVEAHMAVNNDDATKQIFSRCLLNCLQIPLWRCYIRFIKMANESKGLEGQEETRKAFDFMLNYVGADIASGPIWMEYITFLKSLPALSTQEESQRMTAVRKVYQKAIVTPTHHIEQLWRDYENFENSVSRQLAKGLLSEYQPKFNSARAVYRERKKYVDEIDWNMLAVPPSGSYKEEVQWMGWKRLLAFEKGNPQRIDSASSNKRIIFTYEQCLMYLYHYPDIWYDYATWHAKSGSVDTAVKVFQRALKALPDSEMLRYAYAELEESRGAIQPAKKIYESLLGDDVNTTTLAHIQFIRFLRRTEGVEAARKYFLDARKSPNCTYHVYVAYAMMAFCLDKDREIAHNVFEAGLKRFMHEPLYILEYADFLTRLNDDRNIRALFERALSSLPPEESVEVWKRFAQFEQTYGDLASMLKVEQRRKEALSRTGEEGASALVGSLQDVVSRYSFMDLWPCSSKDLDHLARQEWLAKNMNKKVEKLALPNGPGSVDYTGLISNSTVSAKVVNPDVSKMVIYDPRQKSGIETLPSTTSSGVPAAYSNLSNPVAAIVGGGMTNAFDEILKATPPALVAFLASLPVVEGPTPDVDVVLSICLQSDIPAGQTGKLGTSSVQLSGGPAPTTSVLSGSKSHPIPSAASFKTTRDRQAGKRKDLDRQEDDETATVQSQPLPRDVFRMRQIQKSRGGTTTKARGVTTSQTGSASYGSALSGDLSGSTG; encoded by the exons ATGTCTTCCACCGTG GATAAAACAATGGGCGACAGTAAAGCCATGGATGATAAATACAATGTCGAAGCCGCAGAAGTTCTAGCCAATGAGGCGCAG CATTTGCCCATTACAGAGGCTGCACCGATATACGAGCAACTGCTTACACTTTTTCCAACAGCC GCAAAATATTGGAAGCAGTATGTTGAGGCACACATGGCTGTAAATAATGATGATGCTACCAAACAGATATTTAGCCGTTGCTTACTAAACTGTCTTCAAATACCTCTTTG GCGGTGCTACATTCGTTTCATTAAAATGGCCAATGAGTCCAAGGGGTTAGAGGGTCAAGAAGAGACTAGAAAAGCTTTTGATTTTATGCTCAACTATGTTG GAGCAGACATAGCATCTGGGCCTATTTGGATGGAGTACATCACCTTCTTAAAGTCGTTGCCG GCTCTAAGCACTCAGGAAGAGTCACAAAGAATGACTGCTGTCAGGAAAGTGTACCAAAAAGCTATTGTTACTCCTACTCATCACATTGAACAACTTTGGAGGGACTACGAGAACTTTGAAAACTCTGTTAGCCGCCAACTG GCAAAAGGACTGTTATCAGAATATCAGCCCAAGTTTAACAGTGCAAGGGCTGTCTACAGGGAGCGGAAGAAATATGTTGATGAAATTGATTGGAATATGCTGGCTGTACCACCATCTGGCTCTTACAAG GAAGAAGTGCAATGGATGGGATGGAAACGGTTGTTAGCTTTTGAGAA GGGAAACCCACAGAGGATAGACAGTGCATCCTCCAACAAGCGAATTATATTCACATATGAACAG TGTCTGATGTATCTGTACCATTATCCTGATATCTGGTATGACTATGCGACATGGCATGCAAAAAGTGGTTCAGTAGATACTGCAGTCAAAGTATTTCAGCGAGCTTTGAAGGCTCTTCCTG ACTCAGAAATGCTAAGGTATGCATATGCAGAGCTGGAGGAATCTCGTGGAGCAATTCAG CCtgcaaagaaaatatatgagagCCTTTTAGGGGATGATGTTAACACAACGACGCTTGCACATATTCAA TTTATTCGCTTTCTAAGAAGGACTGAGGGTGTTGAAGCAGCTCGCAAGTACTTTTTAGATGCTCGGAAATCCCCAAATTGCACATACCACGTTTATGTTGCTTATGCAATGATGGCCTTTTGTCTTGACAAGGATCGAGAg ATTGCACATAATGTTTTCGAAGCGGGATTGAAAAGGTTTATGCATGAGCCTTTATACATTCTTGA ATATGCAGATTTTTTGACACGCTTGAATGATGATAGAAATATCCGGGCCTTATTCGAGCGGGCACTGAGTTCGCTCCCACCAGAGGAATCTGTTGAG GTTTGGAAACGATTTGCCCAATTTGAGCAAACTTACGGAGATCTGGCAAGCATGTTGAAG GTTGaacaaagaaggaaagaagctCTTTCTAGAACAGGGGAAGAAGGAGCATCAGCATTAGTGGGATCGTTGCAAGATGTTGTCTCACGTTACAGTTTCATGGATCTTTGGCCATGCTCTTCTAAAGATTTGGATCATTTGGCACGGCAAGAG TGGcttgccaaaaatatgaataagaagGTTGAGAAGTTGGCTCTGCCTAATGGACCTGGGTCTGTAG ATTATACGGGCCTGATAAGCAATTCAACTGTGTCTGCAAAGGTTGTTAATCCTGATGTTTCTAAGATGGTGATTTATGACCCAAGACAAAAATCTG GGATAGAGACTCTTCCAAGCACAACATCATCTGGAGTTCCTGCTGCATATAGCAACTTATCAAATCCAGTTGCTGCAATAGTGGGTGGTGGGATGACCAATGCATTTGATGAAATACTGAAAGCAACACCACCTGCATTGGTAGCATTTCTAGCAAGCTTGCCTGTTGTTGAGG GCCCAACACCGGATGTGGATGTTGTATTATCTATTTGCTTGCAGAGTGATATACCAGCAGGGCAGACTGGCAAGTTAGGCACTTCCTCAGTGCAATTGTCAGGTGGTCCTGCCCCTACTACAAGTGTCCTCTCTGGCAGCAAGTCCCATCCCATCCCAAGTGCCGCATCTTTTAAAACAACTAGGGACAGACAAGCAGGGAAAAGGAAAGACCTAGACA GACAAGAGGACGATGAAACTGCCACTGTCCAAAGCCAGCCACTACCTAGAGATGTTTTCAGGATGCGGCAGATCCAGAAATCTCGAGGAGGTACGACTACAAAAGCTCGAGGAGTTACCACTTCACAAACAGGATCAGCTTCATATGGAAGTGCACTTTCTGGAGATTTGTCTGGTAGCACTGGCTGA
- the LOC109000391 gene encoding cleavage stimulation factor subunit 77 isoform X1, with the protein MSSTVDKTMGDSKAMDDKYNVEAAEVLANEAQHLPITEAAPIYEQLLTLFPTAAKYWKQYVEAHMAVNNDDATKQIFSRCLLNCLQIPLWRCYIRFIKMANESKGLEGQEETRKAFDFMLNYVGADIASGPIWMEYITFLKSLPALSTQEESQRMTAVRKVYQKAIVTPTHHIEQLWRDYENFENSVSRQLAKGLLSEYQPKFNSARAVYRERKKYVDEIDWNMLAVPPSGSYKEEVQWMGWKRLLAFEKGNPQRIDSASSNKRIIFTYEQCLMYLYHYPDIWYDYATWHAKSGSVDTAVKVFQRALKALPDSEMLRYAYAELEESRGAIQPAKKIYESLLGDDVNTTTLAHIQFIRFLRRTEGVEAARKYFLDARKSPNCTYHVYVAYAMMAFCLDKDREIAHNVFEAGLKRFMHEPLYILEYADFLTRLNDDRNIRALFERALSSLPPEESVEVWKRFAQFEQTYGDLASMLKVEQRRKEALSRTGEEGASALVGSLQDVVSRYSFMDLWPCSSKDLDHLARQEIIPRPVFSPSFQWLAKNMNKKVEKLALPNGPGSVDKDYTGLISNSTVSAKVVNPDVSKMVIYDPRQKSGIETLPSTTSSGVPAAYSNLSNPVAAIVGGGMTNAFDEILKATPPALVAFLASLPVVEGPTPDVDVVLSICLQSDIPAGQTGKLGTSSVQLSGGPAPTTSVLSGSKSHPIPSAASFKTTRDRQAGKRKDLDRQEDDETATVQSQPLPRDVFRMRQIQKSRGGTTTKARGVTTSQTGSASYGSALSGDLSGSTG; encoded by the exons ATGTCTTCCACCGTG GATAAAACAATGGGCGACAGTAAAGCCATGGATGATAAATACAATGTCGAAGCCGCAGAAGTTCTAGCCAATGAGGCGCAG CATTTGCCCATTACAGAGGCTGCACCGATATACGAGCAACTGCTTACACTTTTTCCAACAGCC GCAAAATATTGGAAGCAGTATGTTGAGGCACACATGGCTGTAAATAATGATGATGCTACCAAACAGATATTTAGCCGTTGCTTACTAAACTGTCTTCAAATACCTCTTTG GCGGTGCTACATTCGTTTCATTAAAATGGCCAATGAGTCCAAGGGGTTAGAGGGTCAAGAAGAGACTAGAAAAGCTTTTGATTTTATGCTCAACTATGTTG GAGCAGACATAGCATCTGGGCCTATTTGGATGGAGTACATCACCTTCTTAAAGTCGTTGCCG GCTCTAAGCACTCAGGAAGAGTCACAAAGAATGACTGCTGTCAGGAAAGTGTACCAAAAAGCTATTGTTACTCCTACTCATCACATTGAACAACTTTGGAGGGACTACGAGAACTTTGAAAACTCTGTTAGCCGCCAACTG GCAAAAGGACTGTTATCAGAATATCAGCCCAAGTTTAACAGTGCAAGGGCTGTCTACAGGGAGCGGAAGAAATATGTTGATGAAATTGATTGGAATATGCTGGCTGTACCACCATCTGGCTCTTACAAG GAAGAAGTGCAATGGATGGGATGGAAACGGTTGTTAGCTTTTGAGAA GGGAAACCCACAGAGGATAGACAGTGCATCCTCCAACAAGCGAATTATATTCACATATGAACAG TGTCTGATGTATCTGTACCATTATCCTGATATCTGGTATGACTATGCGACATGGCATGCAAAAAGTGGTTCAGTAGATACTGCAGTCAAAGTATTTCAGCGAGCTTTGAAGGCTCTTCCTG ACTCAGAAATGCTAAGGTATGCATATGCAGAGCTGGAGGAATCTCGTGGAGCAATTCAG CCtgcaaagaaaatatatgagagCCTTTTAGGGGATGATGTTAACACAACGACGCTTGCACATATTCAA TTTATTCGCTTTCTAAGAAGGACTGAGGGTGTTGAAGCAGCTCGCAAGTACTTTTTAGATGCTCGGAAATCCCCAAATTGCACATACCACGTTTATGTTGCTTATGCAATGATGGCCTTTTGTCTTGACAAGGATCGAGAg ATTGCACATAATGTTTTCGAAGCGGGATTGAAAAGGTTTATGCATGAGCCTTTATACATTCTTGA ATATGCAGATTTTTTGACACGCTTGAATGATGATAGAAATATCCGGGCCTTATTCGAGCGGGCACTGAGTTCGCTCCCACCAGAGGAATCTGTTGAG GTTTGGAAACGATTTGCCCAATTTGAGCAAACTTACGGAGATCTGGCAAGCATGTTGAAG GTTGaacaaagaaggaaagaagctCTTTCTAGAACAGGGGAAGAAGGAGCATCAGCATTAGTGGGATCGTTGCAAGATGTTGTCTCACGTTACAGTTTCATGGATCTTTGGCCATGCTCTTCTAAAGATTTGGATCATTTGGCACGGCAAGAG ATAATTCCAAGACCTGTTTTTTCCCCCTCTTTTCAGTGGcttgccaaaaatatgaataagaagGTTGAGAAGTTGGCTCTGCCTAATGGACCTGGGTCTGTAG ATAAAGATTATACGGGCCTGATAAGCAATTCAACTGTGTCTGCAAAGGTTGTTAATCCTGATGTTTCTAAGATGGTGATTTATGACCCAAGACAAAAATCTG GGATAGAGACTCTTCCAAGCACAACATCATCTGGAGTTCCTGCTGCATATAGCAACTTATCAAATCCAGTTGCTGCAATAGTGGGTGGTGGGATGACCAATGCATTTGATGAAATACTGAAAGCAACACCACCTGCATTGGTAGCATTTCTAGCAAGCTTGCCTGTTGTTGAGG GCCCAACACCGGATGTGGATGTTGTATTATCTATTTGCTTGCAGAGTGATATACCAGCAGGGCAGACTGGCAAGTTAGGCACTTCCTCAGTGCAATTGTCAGGTGGTCCTGCCCCTACTACAAGTGTCCTCTCTGGCAGCAAGTCCCATCCCATCCCAAGTGCCGCATCTTTTAAAACAACTAGGGACAGACAAGCAGGGAAAAGGAAAGACCTAGACA GACAAGAGGACGATGAAACTGCCACTGTCCAAAGCCAGCCACTACCTAGAGATGTTTTCAGGATGCGGCAGATCCAGAAATCTCGAGGAGGTACGACTACAAAAGCTCGAGGAGTTACCACTTCACAAACAGGATCAGCTTCATATGGAAGTGCACTTTCTGGAGATTTGTCTGGTAGCACTGGCTGA
- the LOC109000391 gene encoding cleavage stimulation factor subunit 77 isoform X2 — translation MSSTDKTMGDSKAMDDKYNVEAAEVLANEAQHLPITEAAPIYEQLLTLFPTAAKYWKQYVEAHMAVNNDDATKQIFSRCLLNCLQIPLWRCYIRFIKMANESKGLEGQEETRKAFDFMLNYVGADIASGPIWMEYITFLKSLPALSTQEESQRMTAVRKVYQKAIVTPTHHIEQLWRDYENFENSVSRQLAKGLLSEYQPKFNSARAVYRERKKYVDEIDWNMLAVPPSGSYKEEVQWMGWKRLLAFEKGNPQRIDSASSNKRIIFTYEQCLMYLYHYPDIWYDYATWHAKSGSVDTAVKVFQRALKALPDSEMLRYAYAELEESRGAIQPAKKIYESLLGDDVNTTTLAHIQFIRFLRRTEGVEAARKYFLDARKSPNCTYHVYVAYAMMAFCLDKDREIAHNVFEAGLKRFMHEPLYILEYADFLTRLNDDRNIRALFERALSSLPPEESVEVWKRFAQFEQTYGDLASMLKVEQRRKEALSRTGEEGASALVGSLQDVVSRYSFMDLWPCSSKDLDHLARQEIIPRPVFSPSFQWLAKNMNKKVEKLALPNGPGSVDKDYTGLISNSTVSAKVVNPDVSKMVIYDPRQKSGIETLPSTTSSGVPAAYSNLSNPVAAIVGGGMTNAFDEILKATPPALVAFLASLPVVEGPTPDVDVVLSICLQSDIPAGQTGKLGTSSVQLSGGPAPTTSVLSGSKSHPIPSAASFKTTRDRQAGKRKDLDRQEDDETATVQSQPLPRDVFRMRQIQKSRGGTTTKARGVTTSQTGSASYGSALSGDLSGSTG, via the exons ATGTCTTCCACC GATAAAACAATGGGCGACAGTAAAGCCATGGATGATAAATACAATGTCGAAGCCGCAGAAGTTCTAGCCAATGAGGCGCAG CATTTGCCCATTACAGAGGCTGCACCGATATACGAGCAACTGCTTACACTTTTTCCAACAGCC GCAAAATATTGGAAGCAGTATGTTGAGGCACACATGGCTGTAAATAATGATGATGCTACCAAACAGATATTTAGCCGTTGCTTACTAAACTGTCTTCAAATACCTCTTTG GCGGTGCTACATTCGTTTCATTAAAATGGCCAATGAGTCCAAGGGGTTAGAGGGTCAAGAAGAGACTAGAAAAGCTTTTGATTTTATGCTCAACTATGTTG GAGCAGACATAGCATCTGGGCCTATTTGGATGGAGTACATCACCTTCTTAAAGTCGTTGCCG GCTCTAAGCACTCAGGAAGAGTCACAAAGAATGACTGCTGTCAGGAAAGTGTACCAAAAAGCTATTGTTACTCCTACTCATCACATTGAACAACTTTGGAGGGACTACGAGAACTTTGAAAACTCTGTTAGCCGCCAACTG GCAAAAGGACTGTTATCAGAATATCAGCCCAAGTTTAACAGTGCAAGGGCTGTCTACAGGGAGCGGAAGAAATATGTTGATGAAATTGATTGGAATATGCTGGCTGTACCACCATCTGGCTCTTACAAG GAAGAAGTGCAATGGATGGGATGGAAACGGTTGTTAGCTTTTGAGAA GGGAAACCCACAGAGGATAGACAGTGCATCCTCCAACAAGCGAATTATATTCACATATGAACAG TGTCTGATGTATCTGTACCATTATCCTGATATCTGGTATGACTATGCGACATGGCATGCAAAAAGTGGTTCAGTAGATACTGCAGTCAAAGTATTTCAGCGAGCTTTGAAGGCTCTTCCTG ACTCAGAAATGCTAAGGTATGCATATGCAGAGCTGGAGGAATCTCGTGGAGCAATTCAG CCtgcaaagaaaatatatgagagCCTTTTAGGGGATGATGTTAACACAACGACGCTTGCACATATTCAA TTTATTCGCTTTCTAAGAAGGACTGAGGGTGTTGAAGCAGCTCGCAAGTACTTTTTAGATGCTCGGAAATCCCCAAATTGCACATACCACGTTTATGTTGCTTATGCAATGATGGCCTTTTGTCTTGACAAGGATCGAGAg ATTGCACATAATGTTTTCGAAGCGGGATTGAAAAGGTTTATGCATGAGCCTTTATACATTCTTGA ATATGCAGATTTTTTGACACGCTTGAATGATGATAGAAATATCCGGGCCTTATTCGAGCGGGCACTGAGTTCGCTCCCACCAGAGGAATCTGTTGAG GTTTGGAAACGATTTGCCCAATTTGAGCAAACTTACGGAGATCTGGCAAGCATGTTGAAG GTTGaacaaagaaggaaagaagctCTTTCTAGAACAGGGGAAGAAGGAGCATCAGCATTAGTGGGATCGTTGCAAGATGTTGTCTCACGTTACAGTTTCATGGATCTTTGGCCATGCTCTTCTAAAGATTTGGATCATTTGGCACGGCAAGAG ATAATTCCAAGACCTGTTTTTTCCCCCTCTTTTCAGTGGcttgccaaaaatatgaataagaagGTTGAGAAGTTGGCTCTGCCTAATGGACCTGGGTCTGTAG ATAAAGATTATACGGGCCTGATAAGCAATTCAACTGTGTCTGCAAAGGTTGTTAATCCTGATGTTTCTAAGATGGTGATTTATGACCCAAGACAAAAATCTG GGATAGAGACTCTTCCAAGCACAACATCATCTGGAGTTCCTGCTGCATATAGCAACTTATCAAATCCAGTTGCTGCAATAGTGGGTGGTGGGATGACCAATGCATTTGATGAAATACTGAAAGCAACACCACCTGCATTGGTAGCATTTCTAGCAAGCTTGCCTGTTGTTGAGG GCCCAACACCGGATGTGGATGTTGTATTATCTATTTGCTTGCAGAGTGATATACCAGCAGGGCAGACTGGCAAGTTAGGCACTTCCTCAGTGCAATTGTCAGGTGGTCCTGCCCCTACTACAAGTGTCCTCTCTGGCAGCAAGTCCCATCCCATCCCAAGTGCCGCATCTTTTAAAACAACTAGGGACAGACAAGCAGGGAAAAGGAAAGACCTAGACA GACAAGAGGACGATGAAACTGCCACTGTCCAAAGCCAGCCACTACCTAGAGATGTTTTCAGGATGCGGCAGATCCAGAAATCTCGAGGAGGTACGACTACAAAAGCTCGAGGAGTTACCACTTCACAAACAGGATCAGCTTCATATGGAAGTGCACTTTCTGGAGATTTGTCTGGTAGCACTGGCTGA
- the LOC109000391 gene encoding cleavage stimulation factor subunit 77 isoform X4, whose product MSSTVDKTMGDSKAMDDKYNVEAAEVLANEAQHLPITEAAPIYEQLLTLFPTAAKYWKQYVEAHMAVNNDDATKQIFSRCLLNCLQIPLWRCYIRFIKMANESKGLEGQEETRKAFDFMLNYVGADIASGPIWMEYITFLKSLPALSTQEESQRMTAVRKVYQKAIVTPTHHIEQLWRDYENFENSVSRQLAKGLLSEYQPKFNSARAVYRERKKYVDEIDWNMLAVPPSGSYKEEVQWMGWKRLLAFEKGNPQRIDSASSNKRIIFTYEQCLMYLYHYPDIWYDYATWHAKSGSVDTAVKVFQRALKALPDSEMLRYAYAELEESRGAIQPAKKIYESLLGDDVNTTTLAHIQFIRFLRRTEGVEAARKYFLDARKSPNCTYHVYVAYAMMAFCLDKDREIAHNVFEAGLKRFMHEPLYILEYADFLTRLNDDRNIRALFERALSSLPPEESVEVWKRFAQFEQTYGDLASMLKVEQRRKEALSRTGEEGASALVGSLQDVVSRYSFMDLWPCSSKDLDHLARQEWLAKNMNKKVEKLALPNGPGSVDKDYTGLISNSTVSAKVVNPDVSKMVIYDPRQKSGIETLPSTTSSGVPAAYSNLSNPVAAIVGGGMTNAFDEILKATPPALVAFLASLPVVEGPTPDVDVVLSICLQSDIPAGQTGKLGTSSVQLSGGPAPTTSVLSGSKSHPIPSAASFKTTRDRQAGKRKDLDRQEDDETATVQSQPLPRDVFRMRQIQKSRGGTTTKARGVTTSQTGSASYGSALSGDLSGSTG is encoded by the exons ATGTCTTCCACCGTG GATAAAACAATGGGCGACAGTAAAGCCATGGATGATAAATACAATGTCGAAGCCGCAGAAGTTCTAGCCAATGAGGCGCAG CATTTGCCCATTACAGAGGCTGCACCGATATACGAGCAACTGCTTACACTTTTTCCAACAGCC GCAAAATATTGGAAGCAGTATGTTGAGGCACACATGGCTGTAAATAATGATGATGCTACCAAACAGATATTTAGCCGTTGCTTACTAAACTGTCTTCAAATACCTCTTTG GCGGTGCTACATTCGTTTCATTAAAATGGCCAATGAGTCCAAGGGGTTAGAGGGTCAAGAAGAGACTAGAAAAGCTTTTGATTTTATGCTCAACTATGTTG GAGCAGACATAGCATCTGGGCCTATTTGGATGGAGTACATCACCTTCTTAAAGTCGTTGCCG GCTCTAAGCACTCAGGAAGAGTCACAAAGAATGACTGCTGTCAGGAAAGTGTACCAAAAAGCTATTGTTACTCCTACTCATCACATTGAACAACTTTGGAGGGACTACGAGAACTTTGAAAACTCTGTTAGCCGCCAACTG GCAAAAGGACTGTTATCAGAATATCAGCCCAAGTTTAACAGTGCAAGGGCTGTCTACAGGGAGCGGAAGAAATATGTTGATGAAATTGATTGGAATATGCTGGCTGTACCACCATCTGGCTCTTACAAG GAAGAAGTGCAATGGATGGGATGGAAACGGTTGTTAGCTTTTGAGAA GGGAAACCCACAGAGGATAGACAGTGCATCCTCCAACAAGCGAATTATATTCACATATGAACAG TGTCTGATGTATCTGTACCATTATCCTGATATCTGGTATGACTATGCGACATGGCATGCAAAAAGTGGTTCAGTAGATACTGCAGTCAAAGTATTTCAGCGAGCTTTGAAGGCTCTTCCTG ACTCAGAAATGCTAAGGTATGCATATGCAGAGCTGGAGGAATCTCGTGGAGCAATTCAG CCtgcaaagaaaatatatgagagCCTTTTAGGGGATGATGTTAACACAACGACGCTTGCACATATTCAA TTTATTCGCTTTCTAAGAAGGACTGAGGGTGTTGAAGCAGCTCGCAAGTACTTTTTAGATGCTCGGAAATCCCCAAATTGCACATACCACGTTTATGTTGCTTATGCAATGATGGCCTTTTGTCTTGACAAGGATCGAGAg ATTGCACATAATGTTTTCGAAGCGGGATTGAAAAGGTTTATGCATGAGCCTTTATACATTCTTGA ATATGCAGATTTTTTGACACGCTTGAATGATGATAGAAATATCCGGGCCTTATTCGAGCGGGCACTGAGTTCGCTCCCACCAGAGGAATCTGTTGAG GTTTGGAAACGATTTGCCCAATTTGAGCAAACTTACGGAGATCTGGCAAGCATGTTGAAG GTTGaacaaagaaggaaagaagctCTTTCTAGAACAGGGGAAGAAGGAGCATCAGCATTAGTGGGATCGTTGCAAGATGTTGTCTCACGTTACAGTTTCATGGATCTTTGGCCATGCTCTTCTAAAGATTTGGATCATTTGGCACGGCAAGAG TGGcttgccaaaaatatgaataagaagGTTGAGAAGTTGGCTCTGCCTAATGGACCTGGGTCTGTAG ATAAAGATTATACGGGCCTGATAAGCAATTCAACTGTGTCTGCAAAGGTTGTTAATCCTGATGTTTCTAAGATGGTGATTTATGACCCAAGACAAAAATCTG GGATAGAGACTCTTCCAAGCACAACATCATCTGGAGTTCCTGCTGCATATAGCAACTTATCAAATCCAGTTGCTGCAATAGTGGGTGGTGGGATGACCAATGCATTTGATGAAATACTGAAAGCAACACCACCTGCATTGGTAGCATTTCTAGCAAGCTTGCCTGTTGTTGAGG GCCCAACACCGGATGTGGATGTTGTATTATCTATTTGCTTGCAGAGTGATATACCAGCAGGGCAGACTGGCAAGTTAGGCACTTCCTCAGTGCAATTGTCAGGTGGTCCTGCCCCTACTACAAGTGTCCTCTCTGGCAGCAAGTCCCATCCCATCCCAAGTGCCGCATCTTTTAAAACAACTAGGGACAGACAAGCAGGGAAAAGGAAAGACCTAGACA GACAAGAGGACGATGAAACTGCCACTGTCCAAAGCCAGCCACTACCTAGAGATGTTTTCAGGATGCGGCAGATCCAGAAATCTCGAGGAGGTACGACTACAAAAGCTCGAGGAGTTACCACTTCACAAACAGGATCAGCTTCATATGGAAGTGCACTTTCTGGAGATTTGTCTGGTAGCACTGGCTGA